The Aquitalea magnusonii region ATCTTTTTTTCCAGCTACTGGCTGAAACCGGTATTGTTGGTGTACTGATAGTATTTTCCACACTGTTTTATACGTTAGGAGCTTTTTTGCGGAAAGGCGAACAGTCGGCGGAAAATTTACTGTTGCTGGGTATCGGCTGTGTGATCCTAGCTCACAGTATGTTTGAGTATCCACTGTGGTATCTACCATTTTTCAGCATGTTCTTGATCGTTCTGTTGCTTGCTCCTGTAGGCCGGGTTGTGCTTCCCCTGCGTACAGCGTTTATCAGGATAAGCGACTTGGTAGTCATGTTAATGGCACTATTTTATGTGGGGACTGGTGTGGCAGTCTTTCAAACTATGGTGGCGTATGTTTTCCCAACCTCAAATGTGCAGGAAAATGTACGGCGCATGGCAACCTTGTTTGATGTCGGCAAAAATGTATTGTGGACAAATGACGTAGATATTGTATTGGCCAATTATCTGGTTCCCTCACGTGATCAGCTAGACCTGAAGCTGCAGCACTTTTCCCGATTAGCTGCTTATCGGCCCTATCCAGAGGTATTGCTGAAGTTGGCAGTTTTGTATGCATTAGATAAGCAGACGGCTAAAGCCGAGCATACGATAAAGCTTGCAATCGCAAACTATCCAGACTATTCACCTAATTTTGATTACCGTTTAGAAATGATAAGGAAGGATGAGTTGAAACCATTGCAACTGATCTCCTCTAGGGCGGCCAAGGCATATGTCGATCATGGTGCTCAGACCGATCCAGGCCGTATCGCCGCCGTCATGACCGTCGCTTCCCCCGTGACCCGCAAGCCCTTGTTCTAAGCTGTTAAAGACACCGCCAAGCTGATGGCTGGCGGTGTCTTCACTGGCTGACATGCGGTATCCTCGCTGTTTTGCATTCTGGCCTCATTCCATCATGCCCTTTCCGACACTTTCCCGCCGTCTGGCCTTGCTGGCTTTTTGCCTGATCGCCATTCTGCCGTTTGCCTCCCGCATTCACTTTGTGCCCTTGCCGCAGTGGTTTGGCGAGATGAACGTGGTATGGCTGATGCTGGCGTCAGCCGTTTTCCTGCTGCCTGGTGGCGTATTGTTTGAGCGCATTCCGCGGGCCAGTTGGTGGTGTCTGTCCCTGGCGTTGCTGTGGGCGCTCCAGCCACAGTTGGTGCAGGCCTTGTTTCCCGGCATGACCTATGCCACCGCGCTGGCCTGGTTAGTAGTGGCCTTGCTGGCTGGCTTGGCATATAGCCTGCAACAGAGCTTTGGCCAGCGCGAGTTTGCTGTCTGGTTGGCGCGGGCCATCATCGTGGGTGGGCTGGTGCAATCACTGATTGGTCTGGCGCAGTTGACGGGCTTGGCGCACACGCTCGGCCTGTTTTATGACAGTGCCCATCCGAGTACCAATATCTTTGGCCATATAGGACAGCGCAACCAATATGCGCATTATCTGATGTGGTCGGTGGTGAGTGGTGTGTATCTGTTTGCCGTGGACCGCATGGCGCGCGGTTGGCTGGCGGTGTTGGTGGTCTGGCTGGGGTTGATGCTGGCTTATGCTGCATCGCGCACCACGCTGCTTTATCTGCTGGCATTGACGCTGCTGGGCGGTCTGTGGCACTGGCGCATGCGTAGTGCCGAATCGCGCCGCTTGATGTGGGCGATGTTGCTGTCCTGCATCGTGGTGTTTGCCGCACAGTTTGCCTTGCCGCTGGTAAACCATCTGGTATCCCTGTTCACCCATGCCACTGTCACCAATGCTTCCGGGGTAGAGCGCCTGGCTGCCAATGGCGATGACATGGGTTCGCGACGTATTGCCGAGATGGGAAAAGCCTGGCTTACCTTCAAGTCGCATCCGCTGTGGGGGGTGGGCTGGTCGCAATATGCCGCGGAGAGTGTGCGCTTGCAGCCTTTGCCGCAGTTTGCCAGTGCGGGCTTCAACAGTGGGCTGTTTACCAATTGCCATAATCTGATCCTGCAGTTGTTGGCGGAGATGGGACTGCCGATCACCCTGGCGGTGGTGGGTGGTTTTGCCTGGGTGGTGTGGCCCTTCTTCAGCGAGCGTGCCGAGGCGGAAGGCATGCTGGCCTTGGGTTGCATGGCGGTGACGCTGATCCACAGCATGCTGGAGTACCCGCTGTGGTATCTGTATTTCCTCGCCATGCTGGTGGTGTTTGCCGCCATGTCGCCGGCGCGAACGGGCCGGGCCGCGTGGCTGGTGCGTGTTGCCTGGCTGCTGGGCATGGTGTTTGTCGGTTATTTATCGGTGGTGACTTGGTCTACCTACAACGAGCTGGTCGGTTTGTATTCCCAGACAGATAATCCGGCACGCGATGCCAAGCGTCAGCAGCGTCTGGCCGAGATCATGGTGCAGCATCCTCTGTTTGCCTATCATGCGCTCAGCACGCTGGATGATTATCTGACTGCGGATACCTCCAATCTGTCACAGAAGCTGGAGTGGGAGGAGCGCCTGACAGCCTTCCGCCCTTACCCTGATGTGATGATGAAGAAGGCGCAGATGCTGGCATTGGCGGGCCGGGAGGCGGAAGCCAAAGCAACGGTCTCAACGGCACTGGCCTCATTCCCTACATATGCCAAGGATTATCTGGACGAGATCGACGAGGATGTGCCGCAGTGGCAGCCCTTGCGTGCAGTGGCCCAGCAGGTGTTTGACCGGTTGCCGGCCAAGTACCGGGGGGGCGAGGGGGAGTAAGCAGGGTCTGGCGGATGGTGTCGCGGTGGCTTTGTCCCCGCTTGACGCCATCTGTGCATGAAAAAGCCCGCGTTAGCAGACGCGGGCTTTGTTAAATCAGGCTGTGCTGATAGCTCAGCTATCGATGACCACACCTTCGCTCAGTGCAGTCTTCATCTTGCCCAGTGCCTTGGCTTCAATCTGGCGAATGCGTTCTGCCGATACACCAAATTCGGCAGCCAATTCGTGCAGCGTGGCGCCGCCATCGTCTGCCAGCCAGCGTGCTTCAACAATACGGCGGCTGCGGGCATCAAGCGAGGACAGCGCATACTCGATGCCTTCGGTTTGCAGATGGTCGAAAGCCTTGCGCTCCAGCGCGCGGGTAGGTTCATGATGCGCATCGGCCAGCCAGTCGATCGGGGCATAGCCTTCATCATCACCATCATCTGCCATCAGGGCGATATCTTGTCCGCTCATGCGGGTTTCCATTTCCCGCACTTCTTCGGGTTTAACGCCAAGATCTTCGGCAATCTGCCGGGCTTCATTTTCGCTCAAGGCGGAGAAGCTGCTTTTCATGCTGCGCAGATTGAAGAACAGCTTGCGTTGCGGCTTGGTGGTGGCAATGCGTACCAGGCGCCAGTTGCGCAGGATGAATTCGTGGATTTCAGCCTTGATCCAATGCACGGCAAAGGAAAACAGGCGAACGCCACGGCCCGGTTCGAAGCGTTTTACCGCTTTCATCAGGCCGATATTGCCTTCCTGGATCAGGTCGGCTTGCGGCAGGCCGTAACCGGCATAGCCACGCGAAATCGATACGACGACACGCAGGTGCGATAGCACCATCTGGCGGGCGGCTTCCAGATCATTGTCTTGCTGGAAGCGGGTGGCCAGCTCTGTCTCCTGTTCGGGGGTCAGCATGGGAACACTGTTCACCGCCTGAATGTATTGCTCCAGGCTGCCGCTGGACGACGGAACGGGCAAGGCAAATGTTGTGGTCATCAGTGTAACTACCTCCTTGGGTAGTGCTATCTTAGCACTCGCATATAGAGAGTGCTAGCAAGCAAAGGTTCCAGCGTCAATGAATTTTTCTATGGAGCCGATAGATTTTTACCAGACAAACCAGGGAAAAGACCAAGATGAATGCGCTGGCTGGGTCTCACATTAAGCGAAACCCAGCCGCAGGGGAAAGTAATGGATTGTTAACGAGGTTGAATTTTCCGCAGGTGATGATCGGATGCCAGGCGGGCACCCAGCATGGCCAGCAGGGCGGAGACCGCCAGCACCACCAGCAGTTCGCTGGCATTCAGGCCGCGCAGGGAAACGCGCTCGTTGTAGAGCTGGGCAAAATCATGAATGGCAGGATTGGCGGTTAGTACCAGCCAACTGGTCAGGCCCCATGCCGCCAGGCCGGCCAGCAAACCCTGCCACATGGCGTGATACATGAAGGGCCGGCGGATAAAGCTGTCAGGTGCGCCAATCAGCTTGGCCACTTCGATCTCGTCCCGCCGCGCCAGAATCTGCATGCGTACCGCATTATGCGTGACCAGCACCAGGGCAATGCCCAGTGCGCCGCCCAGGAACCAGGTTAACTGCTTGCCCAGTTCCACCATGCCGTACAGCCGCTTGGCCCAGCGGGCATCAAATTGTGCGGCTTCCACCATGGGCAGGCCGGACAGTTCTTTCTGCAGCATTTCCAGTTCGTGTGGTTCCAGTGTCTTGGGGGTGACGACGAAGGCATCGGGCAGTGGATTGTCGGTCAGGCCATCACTCAGTCCTGCCAGGCCATTGCGCTTTTCCAGATCGCTCAGTGCCTGCTTCTTGCCGACAAAGCTGAAGCTCTGGATACGCGGGTGCTTGGTGAGTGTGCTGGAAACCGCGGCCAGGTCGGCTTCTTCGGCAGATTGCTCCATGAACAGGGTGATTTGCGGCGTGGCGGTCAGTCGACCGGCCCATTCCTGGATGCTGCTGACGGTCAGATAGAGCGACAAGGGCAGTGCCAGTGCGATGGATAGCATCAGCAAGGTGAGCAGGCTGCCGAATGGTTGGCGGACTATCTTGCCCAGGGCTTGACGTGCGCTTTGCCAGTTCAGGTACAGGTAGTGTTTCATGCGGCGAATTGTCCTTCCTTCAACCGGATGATGCGGCGACCATAGTCTTCCATGAGTGTTTCATCATGGGCGGAAATCACCACGGTGACACCCACCTGATGAAAGGATTTGAACAGCTCCATGATGTCCAGTGCATAAGCGCGGTCGAGGTTGGCCGATGGTTCATCAGCCAGCAACAGGCTGGGGCGGTGAACCACAGCACGGGCGATGCACAGGCGTTGTTGTTCGCCGCCGGAAAGGCGGATGGGCATGGATTTTTCCTTGGACAGCAGGCCTACCTTGTCCAGTGCGGCACGTACCCGGCGCGCCGCATCGCGGCGATCGAAGCCGATGATGTCCAGCGGCAGCATCACATTGTCGAATACCGAGCGGTCAAACAGCAGTTTGTGGTCTTGAAACACCATGCCGATATGCTGCCGGACATACGGAATCTGGCTGTTGCGCAGCTTGGACAGATTATGGCCGCTGACAATCACGCTGCCGCTGCTTGCACGCTCAATGCCGGCCACCAGCTTGAGCAGGGTGGATTTGCCTGCACCGGAGTGGCCTGCCAGAAAGGCCATTTCACCGCTGTCGATGGTAAAGGAAAGATTCTTCAGGGCTTCATTGCCACCGGGATATCGCTTGGTGACCTGGTCGAACTGAATCATGTGCTGGATTCCCCTTGATCCGGTAAGACGTTGCCGACAGCAAGCTGCCGGCGTGGCTGTGTTGAGGCAGAGGTTCAGTCGAACAGGGCGTCGACATAATCCTTGCTATTGAATGGCCGCAGGTCGTCAATGCTCTCACCCACGCCGATAAAACGTAGCGGAATTGGCCGTTGCTTGGCAATTGCCGCAATCACGCCACCCTTGGCCGTGCCATCCAGCTTGGTCAGAATCAGGCCGGTCAGGCCCAAAGCATCATCAAATACCTTTACCTGGCTGATGGCATTCTGGCCAATGTTGGCATCCAGCACCAGAATGACCTCGTGTGGTGCCTCCGGCAGTGCTTTTTGGATGACGCGCTTCACCTTCTTGATTTCTTCCATCAGGTGCAACTGGGTAGGCAGTCGGCCGGCGGTATCCGCCAGCACGATATCGATGCCACGGGCCGTGGCGGCCTGGATGGCGTCATAGCATACGGCGGCGGCATCGCCACCTTGCTGGGCAATCACGGTGACATTGTTACGCTCACCCCAGGCCATCAGCTGTTCGCGGGCGGCGGCACGGAAAGTGTCGCCAGCGGCCAGCAACACGCTCTTGCCCTGTTGCTGATAGTATTTCGCCAGTTTGCCAATGGAAGTGGTTTTACCCGCCCCATTCACCCCGGCCATCATGATGACAAACGGTTTCTTGCCGCTGACATCCAGCGGTTTTTCCAGTGGCTGAATCAGTTCGTTGAGCGAGTCCTTGAGTGCGCCCTTCAGCTCACTGCCATCTTTCAGGCCCCTCAGGCTGACGCGCTCGCGTACATCCTTCAGCAGGTGTAGCGTGGCATCCATGCCCATGTCGGCAGTCAGCAGAACGGTTTCCAGCTCCTCGTAGAGGTCCTCGTCGATCTTGCCGCCACCAAACAGTCCGGCCAGCGATTTGCCCAGCTTATCGCGTGTCTTGGACAGGCCGGCCTTCAGGCGCTCCGTCCAGCTGAGTTTGCGCGCAGGGGCGTCCGGCTCGCTGGGCGCGGCTTGCGCGGCTTCGACGGGGCTGATGGCCGCTGGCGTGGCGGGATCACTGCTCTTTGCAATGGTGTTACTGCTGTCTGCCGGCGGCGTAGGGGCAGATTCGGCCAGCGCATCGCTGGACACTTCTGCCTGTGGTTCGATTACCGGGGTTTCAACCGGTTTGGGCTTTTTCTTGAAGAAACTAAACATGCGTCTGCGTAGTCTGGGAAGGCGATAAATGGCTAAATTGTATCCTTAAATGAGCAACAGGGCAGAAACGATGATGATGAAAGCAAAATCGGGGCTGATCGGGGCCATGCTCATGCTGCTGGCTGGCATGCTGAATGCAGCCCCGGTGGAAACCACCTTGTCCAATGGGCTCAAGGTGGTGGTGGTGCGTGATACCCGTTCGCCCGTGGTGGTGTCGCAGCTGTGGTACCGGGTAGGAAGTGTGGATGAGGTGAATGGTCACACCGGCTTGTCCCATTTGCTGGAACACATGATGTTCAAAGGGACGCGCAGTGTGCCGGATGGCGAATATTCACGCCGTATTGCCCAGGCGGGGGGCAAGGAAAATGCGTTCACTAGCCGTGATTACACGGTCTATTTTGCCCAACTGACTGCCGAGCGCTTGCCCTTGGTGCTGGCGCTGGAGGCAGATCGCATGACGGCGCTGCAGATCGATGAACAAAGTTTCCGTCGTGAGCTGGAAGTGGTGAAAGAAGAAAGGCGCATGCGTACCGATGATCAACCTATGGGCATATTGCAGGAGGCGCTCTATGCCAATGCCTTTGTGGCCAATCCGGTGCGTAACCCTGTCATCGGCTGGATGAATGATCTGGAGCATGCCCGCGCCGAAGACCTGCGCCAGTGGTATCGACAATGGTATGCCCCGAATAATGCCACCCTGGTGGTGGTCGGGGATGTGGAGCCCGCATGGGTATTTGAACTGGCCCGTCGCCATTTTGGCACATTGCCGGCACATGCCCTGCCGCAACGCAATCCGCAGTTAGAGCCGCCCCAGCGTGGCATGAAGCGGATTGCGCTGAGCGCGCCATCACAGCTCAACTACCTGACCATGGCCTGGCATGTGCCGCGACTTGGCAGTATCAGTGATGCGCAGCCGTATGCCTATGCACTGTTGGAAGCTGTGCTGTCCGGGGACGCTGCGGCACGTTTGCCACGCAATATGCTGCGAGGGGGCGTGCAAGCGCAGGATGTTTCCGCAGACTACGACATGATGGGCCGTGGCGCAGCACTGTTTACCATCACGGCCAGCCAGGCCCGCAGTCGGCAGCCGGATGCGCTGGAAGCTGCCATTCGGCAACAACTGCAGCAGATCGTGCAGCACGGGGTGTCGGAACAGGAGCTTGAGCGGGTCCGGCTGCAGCTGGATGCAGACCAGGTCTACCAGCGTGACTCCATGTTCGCGCAGGCCATGCAGATTGGCAGCTTGGAGTCGCTGGGGTTTTCCTGGCGGGATCATGAACAGATCCGGCAGCGCCTGCGTCAGGTCAGTGCCGAGCAGGTCCGCCAGGCTGCAGCGGCCTTGCAGGATGCGCAACTGACGGTATTGACCTTGCGTGGAATGGGTGGGCAGCCGGCTGCAACGAGCAGCTTGAAGGGAGATGGCCTTGTTCGCTAAAGCAATCATGCTGTTGAGCATGCTGATAGTGCCCTGCACACAGGTGCAGGCGGTGGACATCCAGTCATGGACCAGTCCGCAGCGCGCGCGGGTAATGCTGGTGGAAGCGCATGGCAACCCGATGCTGGATGTGCGCATCGACTTTGATGCCGGGAGTCGTCGCGACCCGCCAGGCAAGGAAGGACTGGCTGCCATGGTGGCTGGTTTGCTGGATGCGGGTGCCGGCACGCAGGATGAGGAGGCCATTCAACAGCAACTGGCCAGCAGCGCGGCGCAACTGCAGGGCTTTGTCGATGTGGAAAGTGCCGGACTGCGCTTGCGCACGCTGACCCGCCCGGACCTGCTGCAAAGTGTGGTGGAGTTGGCTGCCCGCGAGCTGAGCCAGCCACGTTTTGCCCAGGCCGTATTGGACAGAGAGCGTAAACGGGCGATCGATGGCTTGCAGCAAAGACAGGAAGACGCCGGTGCCATGGCCGACATCATGCTGCGTCAGCGCATGTATGGCGCGCATCCTTATGGCAAGCCCGCATTTGTCACCGTGCAAAGTTTGCAGGCAATCCAGCGCGATGATCTGCTGGCGTTCTGGCGTCAGCATTACCGTAGCAACACGGCAGTGGTCTCCATCGTGGGCGATATCAGTCGTCCGGATGCCGAGCAACTGGTGAATCGCTTGTTAAAGGATTTGCCGCTGGAAGATGCCGCTTTGCCTGCCATTCCGGCAGTAAGCGTGATGCCGGCTGCTGCCCCGCTCCGCTTGTCACGGCCAGGCAGTCAGACGCATATCATGCTGGGCATGCCGGTATTGACCCGCGATGATCCGGACTACTACGCACTGCTTGTCGGCAACTACATCCTGGGTGGCGGTGGATTCGATTCTCGCCTGATGCAGGAACTGCGCAACAAGCGTGGACTTACCTACGGGGTGAGCAGCCATTTCACGCCACTGCAGCAGGCCGGACCTTTTGTCATTGCGCTGGCAACGCGCAATGCCGAAGCTGCTGCCGCCTTGCAGGCAACACGTGAGGTACTCGCCACATATATAAAGAGCGGACCAAGCGAGGCTGAACTGGCGCAGGCCAAGGCCAACATCATCGGTGGCTTTCCATTGCGCTACGACAGCAATGGCAAGTTGCTCCCCTATCTGGCCACCATGGGACAGTACCATCTGCCGCTGACTTATCTGCAGGACTACCCGAAGGCGGTAGCTGCACTCACCAGCAAGCAGATTCGTGATGCCTGGCTGCGACGGATTGATCCGCAGCAACTGCAGATTGTGACGGTAGGCGCTACACCTTAGCCGGCAAACTGCTTGCGATGCAGCATGCTAGGCGGGAAAAGAGTAAACTCTCGCCCTTGTGTTTTCAGCCTAAGTACCATGAATCAGCAGCGAAACAAAGTCCGTATCATTGGTGGCCAGTATCGCCGCCGCCTGTTGCCCTTCCCGGATG contains the following coding sequences:
- a CDS encoding PglL family O-oligosaccharyltransferase translates to MPFPTLSRRLALLAFCLIAILPFASRIHFVPLPQWFGEMNVVWLMLASAVFLLPGGVLFERIPRASWWCLSLALLWALQPQLVQALFPGMTYATALAWLVVALLAGLAYSLQQSFGQREFAVWLARAIIVGGLVQSLIGLAQLTGLAHTLGLFYDSAHPSTNIFGHIGQRNQYAHYLMWSVVSGVYLFAVDRMARGWLAVLVVWLGLMLAYAASRTTLLYLLALTLLGGLWHWRMRSAESRRLMWAMLLSCIVVFAAQFALPLVNHLVSLFTHATVTNASGVERLAANGDDMGSRRIAEMGKAWLTFKSHPLWGVGWSQYAAESVRLQPLPQFASAGFNSGLFTNCHNLILQLLAEMGLPITLAVVGGFAWVVWPFFSERAEAEGMLALGCMAVTLIHSMLEYPLWYLYFLAMLVVFAAMSPARTGRAAWLVRVAWLLGMVFVGYLSVVTWSTYNELVGLYSQTDNPARDAKRQQRLAEIMVQHPLFAYHALSTLDDYLTADTSNLSQKLEWEERLTAFRPYPDVMMKKAQMLALAGREAEAKATVSTALASFPTYAKDYLDEIDEDVPQWQPLRAVAQQVFDRLPAKYRGGEGE
- the rpoH gene encoding RNA polymerase sigma factor RpoH gives rise to the protein MTTTFALPVPSSSGSLEQYIQAVNSVPMLTPEQETELATRFQQDNDLEAARQMVLSHLRVVVSISRGYAGYGLPQADLIQEGNIGLMKAVKRFEPGRGVRLFSFAVHWIKAEIHEFILRNWRLVRIATTKPQRKLFFNLRSMKSSFSALSENEARQIAEDLGVKPEEVREMETRMSGQDIALMADDGDDEGYAPIDWLADAHHEPTRALERKAFDHLQTEGIEYALSSLDARSRRIVEARWLADDGGATLHELAAEFGVSAERIRQIEAKALGKMKTALSEGVVIDS
- the ftsX gene encoding permease-like cell division protein FtsX, giving the protein MKHYLYLNWQSARQALGKIVRQPFGSLLTLLMLSIALALPLSLYLTVSSIQEWAGRLTATPQITLFMEQSAEEADLAAVSSTLTKHPRIQSFSFVGKKQALSDLEKRNGLAGLSDGLTDNPLPDAFVVTPKTLEPHELEMLQKELSGLPMVEAAQFDARWAKRLYGMVELGKQLTWFLGGALGIALVLVTHNAVRMQILARRDEIEVAKLIGAPDSFIRRPFMYHAMWQGLLAGLAAWGLTSWLVLTANPAIHDFAQLYNERVSLRGLNASELLVVLAVSALLAMLGARLASDHHLRKIQPR
- the ftsE gene encoding cell division ATP-binding protein FtsE — its product is MIQFDQVTKRYPGGNEALKNLSFTIDSGEMAFLAGHSGAGKSTLLKLVAGIERASSGSVIVSGHNLSKLRNSQIPYVRQHIGMVFQDHKLLFDRSVFDNVMLPLDIIGFDRRDAARRVRAALDKVGLLSKEKSMPIRLSGGEQQRLCIARAVVHRPSLLLADEPSANLDRAYALDIMELFKSFHQVGVTVVISAHDETLMEDYGRRIIRLKEGQFAA
- the ftsY gene encoding signal recognition particle-docking protein FtsY is translated as MFSFFKKKPKPVETPVIEPQAEVSSDALAESAPTPPADSSNTIAKSSDPATPAAISPVEAAQAAPSEPDAPARKLSWTERLKAGLSKTRDKLGKSLAGLFGGGKIDEDLYEELETVLLTADMGMDATLHLLKDVRERVSLRGLKDGSELKGALKDSLNELIQPLEKPLDVSGKKPFVIMMAGVNGAGKTTSIGKLAKYYQQQGKSVLLAAGDTFRAAAREQLMAWGERNNVTVIAQQGGDAAAVCYDAIQAATARGIDIVLADTAGRLPTQLHLMEEIKKVKRVIQKALPEAPHEVILVLDANIGQNAISQVKVFDDALGLTGLILTKLDGTAKGGVIAAIAKQRPIPLRFIGVGESIDDLRPFNSKDYVDALFD
- a CDS encoding M16 family metallopeptidase, which gives rise to MMMKAKSGLIGAMLMLLAGMLNAAPVETTLSNGLKVVVVRDTRSPVVVSQLWYRVGSVDEVNGHTGLSHLLEHMMFKGTRSVPDGEYSRRIAQAGGKENAFTSRDYTVYFAQLTAERLPLVLALEADRMTALQIDEQSFRRELEVVKEERRMRTDDQPMGILQEALYANAFVANPVRNPVIGWMNDLEHARAEDLRQWYRQWYAPNNATLVVVGDVEPAWVFELARRHFGTLPAHALPQRNPQLEPPQRGMKRIALSAPSQLNYLTMAWHVPRLGSISDAQPYAYALLEAVLSGDAAARLPRNMLRGGVQAQDVSADYDMMGRGAALFTITASQARSRQPDALEAAIRQQLQQIVQHGVSEQELERVRLQLDADQVYQRDSMFAQAMQIGSLESLGFSWRDHEQIRQRLRQVSAEQVRQAAAALQDAQLTVLTLRGMGGQPAATSSLKGDGLVR
- a CDS encoding M16 family metallopeptidase: MFAKAIMLLSMLIVPCTQVQAVDIQSWTSPQRARVMLVEAHGNPMLDVRIDFDAGSRRDPPGKEGLAAMVAGLLDAGAGTQDEEAIQQQLASSAAQLQGFVDVESAGLRLRTLTRPDLLQSVVELAARELSQPRFAQAVLDRERKRAIDGLQQRQEDAGAMADIMLRQRMYGAHPYGKPAFVTVQSLQAIQRDDLLAFWRQHYRSNTAVVSIVGDISRPDAEQLVNRLLKDLPLEDAALPAIPAVSVMPAAAPLRLSRPGSQTHIMLGMPVLTRDDPDYYALLVGNYILGGGGFDSRLMQELRNKRGLTYGVSSHFTPLQQAGPFVIALATRNAEAAAALQATREVLATYIKSGPSEAELAQAKANIIGGFPLRYDSNGKLLPYLATMGQYHLPLTYLQDYPKAVAALTSKQIRDAWLRRIDPQQLQIVTVGATP